DNA sequence from the Falco peregrinus isolate bFalPer1 chromosome 1, bFalPer1.pri, whole genome shotgun sequence genome:
CTTAAGAGAATCTctagagaaggaagaaaaagctttagCCTCACTCCAGGAAGAATTAAGGAAGCTAAGACAACAAATTAGAAACTTGGAAGATAAAGGTACTAGCACTGATTCTATTGTAATGGAAAATCAGAAACTAAGGGAAcatttggaagaggaaaagcaaagaaaccacAACTTTCTTCGGCAAAAGGAAACGCTCTTTGCAGAGGCACAGATGTTAAGGAGAGAACTGGACAAAGAACGTCATATTACAGAAGCTCTGAAAAAAGAACTGGAACAGTTAAGTTCGCATCAAGTACCTGACAATGATGATGATACATTAAGAGAAAATCAAGAAATAGAAACTCTGCGAGGAAGGCTAGTAGAACTTGAAAAAAAGCTAAACTTTGAGCAGCAACGCTCTGACTTATGGGAGAAGCTGTATGTTGAAGCGAAAgaccaaactgaaaaacaagaactgaatgaaaaaggacaaaagaaaggTGCTAAAGGGCAAagtaaaactaaaaagaaatcaaaggaaTCATTTTTTGGTTCAGTTAAGGAAACTTTTGATGCTATGAAAAATTCCACTAAAGAGTTTGTAAGACACCATAAAGAAAAGATTAAGCAGGCTAaagaagcagtgaaagaaaacctgaaaaaattcTCTGATTCTGTAAAGTCTACATTCAGACACTTCAAAGATACCACAAAAAACATCTTTgatgaaaaagagaggaagtCGAATGATAAAAGACAAGAGGCAAACAAGAAAGCTCGGACTTTTTACCGAGAACATAACGCTTATGAGAATCTGAAGCACATGCATTACAGGGGACCTCACATGCCAAAAGAATTcaaagatggaagaaaacatcAGTTCACAACATTTGAAAAAGATACAGATTCACAGAAGTGTCTCAACAACCCTTTGTGTAATAGAAAACATCAGTTTGTCCTAAAGGGCTGCTCTGGTATTTTTGAATGTGCTCATCAAGAGTTCGTTAGTCTCTTTAATAGGGTATCAGATCCTATCAGGGTGGATGAATTTAATCGGCTAATGAAAACGTATTTGCAACAAGTTGTACATAACTTTCATCACTGGAGAGAACTAGAAAATTTCATCAATAAGTTTTTTCATAACGGGCTATTTATACATGACCAGATGCTGTTCACTGATTTTGTTAACGATGTCAAGGATTACCTGGAAGATATGAAGGAAtaccaaaataataatgaaaaggttTTTGAAGATTTGGACAAATACGTCTATAGATACTACTTTCATTATGATAATTCACCCCAGTATGGACCcaggtttgttttcatgtttcctGAACTTGTTAACACAATGTAGTAGTCTTTGTGAAGTCACCTAGTGTCCTTGTTCCAGTAGGTGGTCCTCTAGTGTGTGTCTCTTAATGTATATAGAATTACATATATGCTAGAAGGCTTTTGAAGGACTCAATGGAAATACTAGATTGCGTTGCATGCAGTGGTTCTGTAGTACCTTATATAtaaattttgtgtgtgtgatgttAG
Encoded proteins:
- the CCPG1 gene encoding cell cycle progression protein 1 isoform X2, which translates into the protein MSENSSDSDSSCGWTVINHEGSDIETVISENGSTNDNHEFVSEEYVSLQEEEQPIDLQAQCNNDEETPVVDNTLSASEETQTVPERKKRKTPDDGSCIGTISDDSDIVTLETPKLEETQSHEEAPADGEEAPSSEDFNMGSSSSSQYAFSHIETVFPSQASNDESSSDETSNQSSPTVRKRRAKKRLVSSSEAEGGSPAEPEPEPPREEQHKRQFSSGLNRCIILALVIAISMGFGHFYGTIQIQKRQQLVTKTRELKDLKDDLYQCQQEQGDKVHPKAGSLKGDLAMCLTSEVEKKSFESQKKSLAAENQHLRESLEKEEKALASLQEELRKLRQQIRNLEDKGTSTDSIVMENQKLREHLEEEKQRNHNFLRQKETLFAEAQMLRRELDKERHITEALKKELEQLSSHQVPDNDDDTLRENQEIETLRGRLVELEKKLNFEQQRSDLWEKLYVEAKDQTEKQELNEKGQKKGAKGQSKTKKKSKESFFGSVKETFDAMKNSTKEFVRHHKEKIKQAKEAVKENLKKFSDSVKSTFRHFKDTTKNIFDEKERKSNDKRQEANKKARTFYREHNAYENLKHMHYRGPHMPKEFKDGRKHQFTTFEKDTDSQKCLNNPLCNRKHQFVLKGCSGIFECAHQEFVSLFNRVSDPIRVDEFNRLMKTYLQQVVHNFHHWRELENFINKFFHNGLFIHDQMLFTDFVNDVKDYLEDMKEYQNNNEKVFEDLDKYVYRYYFHYDNSPQYGPSRPKRPSFTQTENSRHEKQAQKYHHRNKREEST
- the CCPG1 gene encoding cell cycle progression protein 1 isoform X1, with translation MSENSSDSDSSCGWTVINHEGSDIETVISENGSTNDNHEFVSEEYVSLQEEEQPIDLQAQCNNDEETPVVDNTLSASEETQTVPERKKRKTPDDGSCIGTISDDSDIVTLETPKLEETQSHEEAPADGEEAPSSEDFNMGSSSSSQYAFSHIETVFPSQASNDESSSDETSNQSSPTVRKRRAKKRLVSSSEAEGGSPAEPEPEPPREEQHKRQFSSGLNRCIILALVIAISMGFGHFYGTIQIQKRQQLVTKTRELKDLKDDLYQCQQEQGDKVHPKAGSLKGDLAMCLTSEVEKKSFESQKKSLAAENQHLRESLEKEEKALASLQEELRKLRQQIRNLEDKGTSTDSIVMENQKLREHLEEEKQRNHNFLRQKETLFAEAQMLRRELDKERHITEALKKELEQLSSHQVPDNDDDTLRENQEIETLRGRLVELEKKLNFEQQRSDLWEKLYVEAKDQTEKQELNEKGQKKGAKGQSKTKKKSKESFFGSVKETFDAMKNSTKEFVRHHKEKIKQAKEAVKENLKKFSDSVKSTFRHFKDTTKNIFDEKERKSNDKRQEANKKARTFYREHNAYENLKHMHYRGPHMPKEFKDGRKHQFTTFEKDTDSQKCLNNPLCNRKHQFVLKGCSGIFECAHQEFVSLFNRVSDPIRVDEFNRLMKTYLQQVVHNFHHWRELENFINKFFHNGLFIHDQMLFTDFVNDVKDYLEDMKEYQNNNEKVFEDLDKYVYRYYFHYDNSPQYGPSRPKRPSFTQTENSRHEKQAQKYHHRNKREGKWHKHGRTNGRHMANLEIELGQLPFDPKY